AGGGCACCTTCCGCCGTCTGAATCAGCGAAATACCATCTTGAGCGTTGGAAACCGCGCGGGCAATCCCCCGAATCTGTCCGCGCATTTTTTCCGAAATTGCCAAACCAGAAGCATCGTCAGATGCCCGGTTGATGCGCATGCCAGAGGAAAGACGTTCGAGAGATTTTGCCAAACTTCCCTGATTCACGCGGAGCGCGTTCTGGGAATTCATCGAGGCAATGTTGTTATAAATTGAGAGGGACATCGGGGTATCCTCCTTGAGTTTTCCACTGGCATCCTTGCCGGTGAATTACTTTTCGGATGATGTCCGAAATACTTGAGATATTTTTCGGATAGAATCTGAAAAATATCTCAAGTACACTACCTAAAATAACTTATATCGACAACATCCCTCGTCACACATACGCACTCGCCAACTGATTACGGCTGTCGATAATAAATGCACAGAGGTTGCGCTGCACTTCCGCCGCTAATCGCGCCAAGTCGTTGGCCGCAAACGCCACCTCTTCGGAAACTTTCGCCGATTGCTCCGTTGCCGAAGAGATACACTGAATATCGTCGCTGACTTGATCGGAAGCCTTGTGAATTTCTCCCATAGCATTGGCATTCTGCGCAATCAGTTGATCAAGTGCCAGAATGCTGTTTAATACAACCTGAAATGAATTATTCGTATCACGCGACAGCGAAACGCCCTGCTGCACCTTATTGTTGATAACATCCATAGCTTCAGTAACTTGCGTAACGCCACCCTGAATGGTTTTGACAATATCGATAATCTCCGCTGTCGATTGCGCACTCCGTTCCGAGAGTTTACGCACTTCGTCAGCAACCACAGCAAAGCCACGCCCAGCGTCGCCCGCTCGCGCAGCTTCAATCGCCGCATTGAGTGCCAAGAGATTGGTTTGATCGGCGATATCGCTGATAACCCGAATCACCTCTTCCACCCGCTTCGTATTCAACACCAACTGTGCGGTGAACTCAGTCGTTGTAACGACCTGCGTCGCAATCCCTTCCATCTCTTGCGCCGTCTGAGCCACCTTGCCACCACCATCACGCGCCGCATTCAGCGCTTGAACGGCATTGGTGCGCACGCGCTGATTATTTTCGCCTAACCCACTCACCGTCTGCGACATTTGCAGCGAAGCCGAAGCAATCTGCGATACGCTTTCAGCCTGTAAATTCATGGTTTGCGACATTTGTGAAGAAGAACTGCTCAGTTGTTCACTCGCCGACGCCACCCCTTCGGTACTCTGCCGCACACCGACAATAATATGTTGAACCTTTTCGATAAACTGGTTTACATACCCCGCCACCTGCGCCAGTTCATCTTTGCCGCTCAGTGGAATACGCTTTGTCAGATCACCATCACCCGTAGCTAAATCGCGTGCCAGTGTTGCAATCGTCGACGTTGAACTGATGATAGTTTTCAAAATAAGCACCATCGGTACACCTGTCAGGAGCAACAGCACCCCGACAATCAGCGCCATCCGCTTCACTTCCGCCCATAACAGAGCATTGATGTCGTCAATATACACTCCCGTCCCAATCACCCAACCCCAAGGCTCAAAACCAATTACATACGAAGCCTTTTCCACTGGACGATTAAAGCCCGGCTTCGGCCAAAAATAGTTCACCAGCCCCTGACCATCGCGACGTACCACTTCAACCATATCCACAAAAAGTTTCTTCCCGTTCGGGTCAGCAAAGTTACCGAGATCGGTTCCGTCAAGCTTTGGATTCGTCGGATGCATTACCATACGCGGCTGCATATCGTTGACCCAAATATAGTCGTTATCGCCATATCGCACAGCGCGCAACGCACGCAGCGCGTGATCTTTTGCCTGTTCCACACTGATTTCGCCCGCCTCTGCCTGCTGCCAATAATTCTGCACGACACTGTGTAACGCTTGGGCCATTCCCATTACGGCATCGTTTTTAATCGTGTGCATATTGCGATTCAGCGCACTGAGCGAAACAGCCAGTAAGATAAACGTGCCAACCGCTGCCATACACATAAAAACCAAAAGCCGCCCTTTGATCATCTGTGGAAAAAATGGTAACTGCATACTCTGCTCCTTTTTCGGTAACATGTGAGAGCGTGGTGATTGCTGAATGCCGATCACACGACCCTGCACTCTCTATTACAAGGAGCATGCCAACCAGTAACTCTTTTATTAAAAAGCGATTACCACAAAACCACCCCCAATATTTGATTGACAGCTAGCAAGCAAAATATGGTTACCGGCATCGCATCTCTCTTTTTTATAATGAGTTGAAAGAGCGTCAACGCCAAAAGCCCCCGTCAAGCGTACTTGACGAGGGCTTTTGCGAATGCGAGAATCGCGCGCTTACCGTTCGGATTATCTTCTGGCAACCATTGCAGGCGATGATACCTGAAAGAATGAGACACTTTGTTGAACATCGGACGCCAGTGCGGCTAGGTCACTTGAGGCACGGGAAACCTCTTCCGAGGAACGCGCAGTCTGTTCTGACGCCGAAGCTATCGCTTGAATATCTTCCGTAATCTGATCTGCGGTAACCGACATCTCTTCAACGGAAGCCGCATTCTGTATGATCAACTCTTGCAGCGTTTCCATGCCACCAATGATTTCGGCAAAAGCCGCATCAGTTTCCTGCGCTAACACATTCCCATTTTGCGCTTTCGTGTTGACCAAATCCATCGAACTGACCACTTGGTCAACCCCACCTTGCATACTGACAACAATGGTATTGATTTCGCTGGTCGACTGCGCACTTCGCTCTGCCAGCTTACGCACTTCATCCGCAACCACCGCAAACCCTCGCCCGGCGTCTCCGGCACGCGCGGCTTCTATCGCCGCATTCAGCGCCAGCAGGTTTGTCTGCTCCGCAATGTCGTCAATCATACGGATGACTTCCTGCACCCGACCCGCTTTTTCTTCTAGTGAACGGGCATAATTTGACGCTTCCGCCACTTGTTGCGCGATGGAAATCATCTCTTTGGCCGACAATTTTACTTTCTGTCCCCCTTCGCGCGATAATTCAAGCGCCTCTACCGTGCTCTGCTGAATAGTATTCATATTGCCAGCAATGGCGCTTGATGTTTGCGCCATTTCCGTCGACGCGGAAGCGATTTGCGAAACCCGCTCGGCCTGTAAACTCATGCCAGAACTCATCTGCACCGAAGCGCTGCTTAACTCTTCGCTCGCAGATGCCACGCCCGTAGCCGTTTCATGAATTTGCTCCACGGTAGCGCGCAAACTTTCCACCATGCGATTCAACGCTAAGACCAGCAAACCAACCTCGTCGCGCTGTTTCACCGGAAGTGTCCGCGTCAGATCGCCCTGCGAAACGGCTGTGGCAAAATCTACCGAGTGATTTAATGGCCCGACAATCGTGCGAGTAATAAACCCCGCAATGAGCACACCAACAACAATCGCACCAAGTAACAATCCTATGGTTAACCATAAGTTGCGCTCATAACGACTCTGCGCACTTTCATACTCCACGCGCGCCACATTGAGTTGCACCTCGATAAGTTCGGCAAATTTATCCGTCAAGGGTTCTACCACTTGATAGAGTTCATCGTTGGCAAATGCCGCCAGTGCGCGCCCATCGCTATCATAAAGAATTTTTTTCAATTTTTGGATGCTTGCCTCAGCGCGAGGCATCAAGGGACGGATCTGATCGATCAGCCGTGTTTCTTCTGCCACTAACTCCGTCGCTAAATAGCCACTCCACAACTTCGCAATCGCCTCTTCCGCATTTTCCACTAACTTTAATGCCGCGGCCATGGAGATATTGGCATTACGTGATTTATGGGTCGCATCGACAATATTGATCGCATACAGATCAGAAATCTGCTTTAAATCGCGCAGAGGAACAACGCGGTCGTGATACACGGTGTGTAATCCATCCTGACTCTCTTTCATGCTGGAAAGCCCAATTCCACCAACGACCACTAAAAAAACTACAAACGAAAATACCAAAACCATCTGCCTGTGCACGACTCGCATAGAACCCCCCTACCCACATCTTCTCCACTCATACCGCCCATAGGTCACGCGCGGGTGCGTCATCTAACTCACGACGAACCGACCACATATCTTCCTCGCAGTGGTAAAATGCTGACACGACTGAAGGGTCAAACTGCCGCCCCATTTCGGCGGCGATAATCGTACGACACTGCGCTGGTTGATACTCATCCTTATAGCAACGTTTACTACTGAGCGCATCAAAAACATCCGCTAACGCTACAATTCTGGCTGCAAAGGGTATCGATCCCCCACGAATCCCGTGTGGATAGCCAAGCGAATCATACCGCTCGTGATGATAAATCACGATATCGCGCGCCATATTAAATGCCTCGTGATCAACAAATTGATCGACCATATTTTCCAGCATATCGGCACCCAGCGTAGTATGCGTCTGAATTTGACGAAATTCATCCCGACTCAGCTTCCCCGGCTTCGTGAGAATTTCCGGCGAAATAGCGAGCTTCCCGATATCGTGAATGGCGGCAAGTGGAACAATATAGTTCCGCAACTGCGTGGTAACTTCGGGATGCCCCATCTCCCACAATTGCTCCGTCAGTATTCCGGCGTAATGTTGAACGCGGCGCACATGTTCTTGCGTTTCGGTGCAATAGCCAATCGCCAGTGCATTCAATCCATTGCGCTTCGCTTTATTCGTAAACGGTGACGTAACCATACTATCCCCCCTCCGCCCTCCTAAATGACGATTATACCTTCTGCGTACACGTGTTGACTGCTCTTTGTTCGCTCCCAAAGACACTATACTGAGTGTCGCATCGGCTTGACTGGTTGCTGTGCACATAAAGCACCTCTCCAAACTGGAAGTAATTCCTATGCGACTCTCTATTACAAGGAGCGTGCCAAACCGTAAACCACTCATTTTTAATACCTTACGCGAACAAAATGCCTCTCGAACGGTTGACCAATGCCAATTGACCAAAAGCGCATTGCGACATAAGTCGTTTTTTCATAGTCACTTTCATGCGACCAACAGAAAAAGACCCGTCAACATAGATTGACGGGTGGTATAGTGATCGCATGTGGCACTTCTCTTTACGCGGGTTGCTGCATGCAAAAGAGCGGTACTATCATTACTAACGAAAGCGTGGCACCGATCGCGTCATACGTATAACTCAATTCCGCACCTTCTATGGCCTGGCGTAGTAAACCGCGCAGGAGCCGTGCGCGGGAATCAGATTCATCAATCACAACCGAGTGGGCAAGTATCTCAACCCGTATGGCATCAGGCTGTGATGCTAAGCGAAAGCATAGCATTGGCACCACATCGGGCTGGCGATCCTTTACCGCAGCCACCATACGGTTCAACCATGCCAAAATGCCCAGTGCGGCATGAAACAGCTTGGCGGAATCGGCAAGCACATAGTTTTTCCGTGCAAGCAGGGCACACGCCTCATTGTGCGACGCTCTCATGTGCCGCGAAATATTCAGCCGCTCTGCCACCGCAACTGGTTTACCGCAGAGCTCCAGCACAATATTATTGTGCCGCAACAGAGCAGCAGAGGCATCAAGCACCATCTCAATAACACTATTCAGGTCAACCGGTTCGGGATCTCTGCCAAGCGCAAAGGTATGCTGAATGGTATCAAGACACTGCAAAATTTCCTGAATCCCCTCACTGGCTTTTTTCGGCCATAATCCAGCGGATTCATTTGCCTGAAATGTGTTATCAAGCGCCAAGGCAACAATATTGGACGGCTGGCGCAATCGTTGCAGCAGCAACGCCATAACGTCGTGTTGGTGGCGTTGCAGCTCTTCAATCGAAAACAACGCTGTATAATGTGGTGCCAACATGGCATGCCTCCCGTTGCAACGTAGGGGAGTGAGTTCCCGAAACGCGCATCAGAAGTGCAAAGAGACTGCCATCAATGTTTCTTTGTTTACTAATAGTTACAAAAAGACAAACGTTCATCGGGGTCAACCTATATTGACCCCGACACGAAAAAAACAACATCAGAAATGGTTACTTAACGATAAAAAAACGACTTACAACGATAATCAACCATCATTGACCGTCAATCAGCGTTGACGCTCCCATTTCCTTTTTTCAACTTCTGACTGAGCGCCTGTTTCGATATTCCCAGCAATGAAGCGGCTTTGCTCTGCACACCATCCGTAAGTGTCAACGCTGCGCTGACCGCAAAATCCTCAACCTCCTTCAGGGTGGGAAAATACCCGAAAACGCCGCTTAACACACAGCCATTCCCCGCACCGCCAACCGGCTCACCTTCTAACGACGAGTGCAGCTCGGAATGCTCACGAATATTCGCTGCCATGTGCACCAGCTCCAGCCGCTCACCACACCGCGCAACAGCATCAAAAACCAACGTCTCTAACTCGCGCACGTTTCCCGGAAAGGCGTAACTGCGCAAAAACGAAACCAACTCAGGAGCAATCGTTGGCGCGGGGCGTTGATAACTTTCCGCTGTCCGCTCAACAAAATGGTTCAGCAACAGTGGGATATCTTCTGGACGGTCACGCAACGGTGGTATAATGACAGAGTGCGTCCGAATCCGGTACAACAAGTCCTTCCGGAAAACCCCTTCCGTCGTCGCTTCAATTAAATCACGATTGGTTGCCAAAACAACGCGGGCATTGGTCGAACGCAACGAATCAGAACCCACCGGGTAGTAGCG
This genomic interval from Chrysiogenes arsenatis DSM 11915 contains the following:
- a CDS encoding methyl-accepting chemotaxis protein, translating into MRVVHRQMVLVFSFVVFLVVVGGIGLSSMKESQDGLHTVYHDRVVPLRDLKQISDLYAINIVDATHKSRNANISMAAALKLVENAEEAIAKLWSGYLATELVAEETRLIDQIRPLMPRAEASIQKLKKILYDSDGRALAAFANDELYQVVEPLTDKFAELIEVQLNVARVEYESAQSRYERNLWLTIGLLLGAIVVGVLIAGFITRTIVGPLNHSVDFATAVSQGDLTRTLPVKQRDEVGLLVLALNRMVESLRATVEQIHETATGVASASEELSSASVQMSSGMSLQAERVSQIASASTEMAQTSSAIAGNMNTIQQSTVEALELSREGGQKVKLSAKEMISIAQQVAEASNYARSLEEKAGRVQEVIRMIDDIAEQTNLLALNAAIEAARAGDAGRGFAVVADEVRKLAERSAQSTSEINTIVVSMQGGVDQVVSSMDLVNTKAQNGNVLAQETDAAFAEIIGGMETLQELIIQNAASVEEMSVTADQITEDIQAIASASEQTARSSEEVSRASSDLAALASDVQQSVSFFQVSSPAMVARR
- a CDS encoding HD-GYP domain-containing protein, translated to MVTSPFTNKAKRNGLNALAIGYCTETQEHVRRVQHYAGILTEQLWEMGHPEVTTQLRNYIVPLAAIHDIGKLAISPEILTKPGKLSRDEFRQIQTHTTLGADMLENMVDQFVDHEAFNMARDIVIYHHERYDSLGYPHGIRGGSIPFAARIVALADVFDALSSKRCYKDEYQPAQCRTIIAAEMGRQFDPSVVSAFYHCEEDMWSVRRELDDAPARDLWAV
- a CDS encoding methyl-accepting chemotaxis protein gives rise to the protein MQLPFFPQMIKGRLLVFMCMAAVGTFILLAVSLSALNRNMHTIKNDAVMGMAQALHSVVQNYWQQAEAGEISVEQAKDHALRALRAVRYGDNDYIWVNDMQPRMVMHPTNPKLDGTDLGNFADPNGKKLFVDMVEVVRRDGQGLVNYFWPKPGFNRPVEKASYVIGFEPWGWVIGTGVYIDDINALLWAEVKRMALIVGVLLLLTGVPMVLILKTIISSTSTIATLARDLATGDGDLTKRIPLSGKDELAQVAGYVNQFIEKVQHIIVGVRQSTEGVASASEQLSSSSSQMSQTMNLQAESVSQIASASLQMSQTVSGLGENNQRVRTNAVQALNAARDGGGKVAQTAQEMEGIATQVVTTTEFTAQLVLNTKRVEEVIRVISDIADQTNLLALNAAIEAARAGDAGRGFAVVADEVRKLSERSAQSTAEIIDIVKTIQGGVTQVTEAMDVINNKVQQGVSLSRDTNNSFQVVLNSILALDQLIAQNANAMGEIHKASDQVSDDIQCISSATEQSAKVSEEVAFAANDLARLAAEVQRNLCAFIIDSRNQLASAYV